From Camelina sativa cultivar DH55 chromosome 7, Cs, whole genome shotgun sequence, one genomic window encodes:
- the LOC104702746 gene encoding E3 ubiquitin-protein ligase RKP isoform X4 has product MAEDSLRVGMIPSSGLAVLLNGDDAIDHHNSSKARIVPHFDYSGHRPLERTIEFLFGLPEKSVGPLDGQVDCSLIRAVIKNQFSKLHGELDVVSASQREGISVVHHGVGPPVVGLEEYSICGDIRIVKPPLFLESLALFSSARANACIWKGKWMYEVALDTSGILQIGWATLACPFTDQKGVGDADDSYAFDGRRVSKWNKEAEPYGQSWVAGDVIGCCIDLNDDEISFYRNGVCLGAAFTGIRKLGPGFGYYPAISLSQGERCELNFGAYPFKYPVKGFQPLQEAPPRSSFATELLRCFSRLLDRPDRSLADTLSRLRRFASVEELFCPVSRAICDEFFYILEQDPLLPEYLGRGAFLSFLLEIFRTQAPHDCLSLDRVLDVLLEFPQSHLIFEHLVNALACGCKTATLILTECPYSGPYPYLALACHLLKREELMVQWWRSLQFEFLFEGFLSCRNSNKHDLQQLMPVVWWPGSSENISYETSMGFTVSALSEAINKIEEKQRNLCLLVIQFIPPVSPPQLPGSAFRGFLQNLLLKNRGADRNLAPSGVTRNSVLVSLFSVILHFLSEGFTMLKSSEAAHHNIGFLHRGGQQKFPLSLFLKNDPHRADITRLGGLFSHISKSYPTDDQEEEVMRWEEGCMDDEKNRVTHATEQKPCCCLAYDTDLTNSLKGRGKNTAKSSRGQCSSIPERSSPVAAECSAASFSEEIEDKPSTSNQSDPDFGYRPVRFSRTALQESRISSAILSEEELLDALLLLYHIAVAPNFKQASYYMSHQSQSISLLEETDKQIRERASSDQLKRLKEARNNYKEDVMDCVRHSAWFRISLFSRWKQRGMYALCMWVVQLLLVFSKMDSVFVYIPEYYLESLVDCFHVLRKSDPPFVPSTIFIKQGLSSFITFVVTHFNDSRISNTDLRDLLLQSISVLVQYKEYLEAFENNEAATRHMPAALLSAFDNRSWIPVTNIFLRLCKGSGFSSLKNGESSFSSTVFQALLRDACVNDGELLSTFLNRLFNTLSWTITEFSASVREMQEKYQVVEFQQRKCCVIFEISSNLARVLEFCTHAIPQAFLSGTDTNLRRLTELILFILNHMTSAVDDEFFDLSLRRQGQPSEKISRGILLAPLVGIILNLLEASEDSKQKQQHDVIGLFASMECPDTVYYGFQYLLEYNWDGCVSGDDAYVKKLGQLENFLSHLIDRAPSQEPERKEESFNKDTTDIEDNTCCICYAGEANAMIAPCSHRSCYGCITRHLLNCQRCFFCNATVIDVIRDNEE; this is encoded by the exons ATGGCTGAAGACAGTCTACGGGTTGGTATGATTCCTTCTTCTGGTTTGGCTGTTTTACTCAATGGTGATGATGCTATAGATCATCATAATTCGTCGAAAGCTCGTATTGTTCCGCATTTTGATTATTCTGGTCACCGGCCTTTAGAACGGACTATCGAATTCTTGTTTGGTCTACCAGAAAAGTCTGTTGGTCCCTTGGATGGTCAAGTAGACTGTAGCTTGATTAGAGCCGTTATTAAGAATCAGTTCTCCAAGCTTCACGGTGAGTTGGATGTTGTTTCAGCTAGTCAGAGAGAAGGAATCAGTGTAGTTCATCATGGTGTTGGACCTCCCGTTGTTGGCTTAGAGGAGTATAGCATTTGTGGTGATATCAGGATTGTTAAACCGCCTCTTTTTTTGGAGAGCTTAGCACTCTTCAGCAGCGCCAGGGCTAATGCTTGTATCTGGAAAGGAAAATGGATGTATGAAGTTGCCTTAGACACTTCGGGAATTCTACAAATTGGATGGGCAACACTTGCTTGTCCTTTCACAGACCAGAAAGGTGTGGGTGATGCTGATGATTCTTATGCTTTTGATGGTAGAAGGGTAAGCAAATGGAACAAGGAAGCTGAACCTTATGGGCAATCATGGGTAGCTGGGGATGTCATTGGTTGCTGCATAGATTTGAATGATGATGAGATATCCTTCTACAGGAATGGTGTCTGCCTTGGGGCTGCATTTACTGGTATCAGAAAACTTGGACCTGGATTCGGGTATTACCCTGCTATTTCTCTCTCCCAAGGTGAGAGATGCGAGTTAAATTTTGGTGCTTACCCGTTTAAGTACCCTGTTAAAGGTTTCCAACCTCTTCAAGAAGCCCCACCTCGAAGTTCTTTTGCAACAGAACTGCTACGATGCTTCTCAAGACTTCTTGATAGGCCGGACCGCTCGTTGGCTGATACATTAAGTAGACTGAGGAGGTTTGCCTCGGTCGAAGAACTGTTTTGCCCTGTTTCCCGTGCCATATGTGATGAGTTCTTCTACATACTTGAGCAAGACCCTTTGTTGCCCGAGTACTTAGGACGAGGTGCATTTCTGTCATTCCTCTTGGAGATTTTCAGAACTCAAGCACCCCATGATTGTTTAAGTTTAGACAGAGTTCTAGATGTACTTCTTGAGTTCCCACAATCTCATTTGATCTTTGAGCATCTAGTAAACGCTCTTGCTTGTGGCTGCAAAACAGCGACGTTGATTCTTACCGAATGTCCATACTCAGGGCCGTACCCTTATCTTGCTCTGGCTTGCCATTTGTTAAAACGGGAAGAATTGATGGTACAATGGTGGAGATCTTTGCAATTCGAGTTTTTGTTTGAAGGTTTCTTGTCATGCAGGAATTCCAACAAACATGACTTACAGCAGTTAATGCCTGTTGTTTGGTGGCCTGGATCCTCTGAAAATATATCCTATGAGACTAGCATGGGATTTACGGTCTCTGCTCTCTCTGAAGCCATTAACAAG ATTGAGGAGAAGCAGAGGAATCTCTGTCTCTTGGTCATACAATTCATACCACCCGTATCACCACCCCAGCTTCCTGGTTCAGCATTTAGGGGGTTCCTTCAGAACCTTTTATTAAAGAACAGAGGCGCAGACAGGAATCTGGCCCCTTCTGGAGTTACACGCAATTCGGTTCTTGTCTCTCTGTTCTCAGTTATACTCCATTTTTTGTCGGAAGGTTTCACAATGCTGAAGAGTAGTGAAGCCGCTCATCACAATATTGGTTTTCTTCACAGAGGTGGTCAGCAGAAGTTTCCATTGAGtttgtttcttaaaaatgaTCCACATCGAGCTGATATCACTAGGCTTGGCGGCCTGTTTAGTCATATATCAAAGTCTTACCCCAcagatgatcaagaagaagaagtaatgcGGTGGGAAGAAGGTTGTATGGATGATGAAAAGAATAGAGTAACTCACGCTACTGAGCAGAAGCCATGCTGTTGCTTAGCCTATGATACTGATCTTACTAATTCCTTGAAGGGTCGAGGAAAAAATACTGCTAAAAGTTCTCGTGGTCAATGCAGCTCCATTCCTGAGAGATCCTCTCCTGTTGCTGCAGAATGTAGTGCTGCAAGTTTCAGTGAAGAAATAGAGGACAAACCTAGCACAAGTAATCAGTCTGACCCTGACTTTGGTTATCGTCCAGTAAGATTTTCTCGAACTGCACTACAAGAGAGTAGAATCTCATCTGCTATACTAAGCGAAGAAGAACTATTGGATGCTCTATTGCTATTATACCATATTGCTGTCGCTCCAAATTTTAAGCAG GCATCGTATTACATGTCTCACCAATCGCAATCAATATCACTTCTAGAAGAAACGGATAAGCAGATAAGAGAACGGGCTTCAAGTGATCAATTAAAGCGCTTAAAGGAAGCTCGCAACAACTACAAGGAAGACGTGATGGATTGTGTTAGACATTCCGCATG GTTCCGCATCTCATTGTTCTCTCGTTGGAAGCAAAGAGGAATGTATGCATTGTGCATGTGGGTTGTACAGCTACTTTTGGTTTTCAGCAAAATGGATTCTGTATTCGTTTACATTCCAGAGTACTACCTTGAATCTTTG GTAGACTGTTTCCATGTGCTTCGCAAGAGCGATCCTCCGTTTGTCCCATCAACGATATTTATCAAACAAGGACTTTCATCATTT ATCACTTTTGTAGTTACTCACTTCAACGATTCGAGGATATCGAACACAGATCTTAGAGATCTACTTCTTCAGTCAATATCCGTCCTGGTACAGTACAAGGAGTACTTAGAAGCTTTTGAGAACAACGAGGCAGCTACCCGACACATGCCTGCAGCTCTACTTTCAGCGTTTGACAACAGGTCTTGGATCCCTGTCACAAATATATTTCTTCGTCTTTGCAAAGGTTCTGGGTTTAGTTCTTTAAAGAACGGGGAGTCTTCGTTTTCATCTACTGTTTTCCAG GCACTTCTACGAGATGCTTGTGTCAATGATGGTGAATTACTCTCTACTTTTCTTAACCGGCTATTCAACACACTGAGCTGGACCATCACTGAATTTTCTGCCTCGGTTAGAGAAATGCAAGAAAAGTATCAG GTAGTGGAGTTTCAGCAAAGGAAATGTTGTGTGATATTCGAGATTTCAAGCAATCTCGCAAGGGTCTTAGAATTCTGCACTCACGCAATACCGCAGGCATTTCTTTCTGGGACTGACACGAATCTTCGTAGGCTTACTGAGTTGATTCTCTTCATCTTGAATCACATGACCTCAGCTGTAGATGACGAGTTCTTTGATTT GTCACTTAGACGGCAAGGCCAACCTTCAGAGAAAATTAGCCGAGGCATCTTATTAGCTCCTTTGGTTGGTATAATCTTGAATCTCTTGGAGGCTAGTGAAGACTCAAAACAGAAGCAACAACATGATGTAATTGGTCTTTTTGCAAGCATGGAGTGCCCCGATACAGTCTATTATGGGTTTCAATATCTCTTGGAATATAACTGG GACGGTTGTGTAAGCGGGGATGATGCCTATGTAAAAAAACTTGGACAACTTGAGAATTTCTTGAGCCATCTCATAGACAGGGCTCCGTCGCAAGAAcctgaaagaaaagaagagtcatTCAACAAAGACACGACGGATATAGAAGACAACACTTGCTGTATCTGCTACGCGGGCGAGGCTAACGCCATGATTGCTCCGTGTTCACATCGATCATGTTATGGCTGCATAACTAGGCATCTTCTCAATTGTCAGAGATGTTTTTTCTGCAATGCTACAGTTATTGACGTTATAAGAGATAACGAAGAATAA